A genomic window from Alphaproteobacteria bacterium includes:
- a CDS encoding methyltransferase: MAKLQNAILNALFLGLHELAPLDTPKDSVVFLRAMYHPELSDMAKSTAFQLEQSFAPYANQLQERGLSVSPEKITPSQPVQRVLFAATRFNEENLATLARAWEMLAPDGWLIAAQHNDLGAKRLDAAMKKIAPNHHVLSKFHCRAVAVQKTLDTPPEVTQWLTADAPQPVADTGLIAAPGMFSWRKIDKGSQLLIDTLPMSLAGRGADIAAGWGYLSWAILQQRNQVQNITLYEAEKRALDIAQVNLASHSDACRFVWADATRALDNQGQQYDWAVMNPPAHDMLQSAPEATVAIFMNAAKALKAGGKLYIVANRHLPYERVLDEIFASHLTISETNEFKVIEAVR; encoded by the coding sequence ATGGCAAAGCTGCAAAATGCTATTTTAAATGCGTTGTTTCTGGGGCTGCATGAGCTTGCGCCCCTCGATACCCCAAAAGATTCTGTGGTATTTTTGCGTGCTATGTATCACCCTGAATTGAGCGACATGGCCAAATCCACAGCCTTTCAATTAGAACAAAGCTTTGCGCCCTATGCCAACCAATTGCAAGAGCGCGGTTTATCGGTAAGTCCCGAAAAAATCACCCCCTCTCAACCCGTGCAGCGGGTGTTGTTTGCTGCTACCCGCTTTAACGAAGAAAATCTTGCAACATTGGCACGGGCATGGGAAATGCTGGCGCCGGATGGTTGGCTGATAGCCGCACAACATAACGATTTAGGCGCGAAGCGATTAGATGCGGCTATGAAAAAAATAGCTCCGAACCATCATGTGCTAAGCAAATTTCATTGCCGCGCTGTGGCTGTGCAAAAAACGTTGGATACACCACCAGAAGTCACCCAGTGGCTAACAGCCGATGCACCGCAACCGGTTGCAGATACCGGGCTGATTGCGGCGCCGGGTATGTTCAGCTGGCGTAAAATAGATAAGGGATCGCAGCTACTCATTGACACGCTACCTATGAGCCTTGCGGGGCGAGGAGCAGATATTGCCGCTGGATGGGGGTATTTAAGCTGGGCAATTTTGCAACAACGCAACCAAGTACAGAATATTACACTGTATGAAGCAGAAAAACGCGCATTGGATATAGCGCAAGTTAATCTTGCATCTCACAGCGACGCATGCCGTTTTGTTTGGGCAGATGCTACGAGAGCGTTGGATAATCAAGGGCAGCAATACGATTGGGCGGTGATGAATCCCCCCGCCCACGACATGTTGCAAAGCGCCCCCGAAGCTACTGTAGCCATATTCATGAATGCTGCCAAAGCGTTGAAGGCGGGTGGTAAACTATATATTGTAGCGAACCGCCATTTACCTTATGAGCGGGTATTGGATGAAATTTTTGCGTCCCATCTGACAATCAGCGAAACCAATGAGTTTAAGGTTATCGAGGCGGTGCGGTGA
- a CDS encoding prepilin-type N-terminal cleavage/methylation domain-containing protein translates to MPISHMHNPSSSSPGSRGFTLIEISIVMVIIAIVVGGVLVGNNLLRNARLGTILSDKEKYVNAVEQFKTKYKSLPGDMANATQIWGAENADFTACALLTTPSTTKATCDGDGDDSIAQVPESIMASGGDEIRHEYFRAWQHLANAGLIEGSFSGVNECDTTGGGIACYKAGKNAPLSDLRNTTWALFDMASLAAIPSYIFSGSQYRHVMYYGGENAGNDMPFGRMLIPKEAWNLDYKADDGLPGKGHIMTIEPVAVTTWNNKNDCATDTDPDVAIYDVANTENECMLLFRLPF, encoded by the coding sequence ATGCCTATTTCACACATGCATAATCCCTCATCTTCCTCTCCTGGTAGCCGAGGGTTTACCCTCATCGAAATTTCGATTGTTATGGTCATTATTGCCATTGTGGTAGGCGGTGTATTGGTGGGTAATAATTTATTGCGCAATGCAAGACTTGGCACAATTCTGAGTGACAAAGAAAAATACGTAAATGCCGTAGAGCAATTTAAAACCAAATATAAATCTTTGCCTGGCGATATGGCGAATGCCACACAAATCTGGGGCGCCGAAAATGCAGACTTTACCGCTTGTGCACTGCTAACTACTCCCAGCACCACTAAAGCCACCTGCGATGGCGATGGCGATGACAGTATTGCTCAAGTGCCAGAATCTATCATGGCAAGCGGCGGCGATGAAATTCGCCACGAATATTTCCGCGCCTGGCAGCATTTAGCCAATGCCGGACTGATAGAAGGAAGCTTTAGCGGCGTTAATGAATGCGACACCACCGGCGGCGGCATTGCATGTTACAAAGCCGGAAAAAACGCCCCGCTATCCGATTTGCGCAACACCACATGGGCATTGTTCGACATGGCATCGCTTGCCGCCATTCCCAGCTATATTTTTTCAGGGTCGCAATATCGCCATGTAATGTATTATGGGGGAGAGAATGCAGGCAACGACATGCCATTTGGTCGTATGTTAATTCCAAAAGAAGCATGGAATCTTGACTATAAGGCCGATGATGGATTGCCGGGCAAAGGACATATCATGACCATTGAGCCAGTGGCCGTTACTACGTGGAACAACAAAAATGATTGCGCCACCGATACCGATCCAGATGTGGCGATTTATGATGTTGCAAATACAGAAAACGAGTGCATGTTATTGTTTCGTTTGCCATTCTAA
- a CDS encoding rRNA pseudouridine synthase — translation MTSKHGDSVKPQRLSRWLTQLGYVETRREAELFIDEFRVEIDGNPVSRGDIKCIPQHVTIDNEPMDPARLVLMLHKPTGYVCSHEDSGLRVYDLLPDRYRFRNPKLVTVGRLDKDTTGLSLFTDDGALTHKLTHPRYHVPKTYEVTLRDSLKGNEAALFAKGKLMLDGETTPLQPAQMEVLGENQARLILHEGRYHQVKRMFAATGNELTDLHRASQGTLTLGDLAEGEWRMLDIGEEALLLPE, via the coding sequence GTGACAAGCAAACACGGAGATTCTGTCAAACCGCAACGTTTGTCGCGCTGGCTAACCCAGTTGGGCTATGTGGAAACCCGCCGCGAGGCCGAGCTGTTTATAGATGAGTTTCGCGTGGAAATTGATGGTAATCCCGTAAGTCGTGGCGATATAAAATGCATACCCCAGCACGTCACCATCGACAATGAGCCTATGGATCCGGCGCGTTTAGTGCTAATGCTGCACAAGCCCACCGGATATGTATGTAGCCATGAAGACTCGGGTTTGCGGGTATACGATCTGCTTCCAGATCGTTATCGCTTTCGTAACCCCAAGCTTGTGACCGTGGGGCGGTTAGATAAAGATACAACCGGTTTATCGCTTTTTACCGATGACGGAGCGCTCACCCATAAGCTTACCCATCCACGCTATCACGTACCCAAGACCTATGAAGTCACGCTGCGGGATAGCTTAAAAGGCAATGAGGCAGCGTTATTTGCAAAAGGTAAACTAATGCTGGACGGAGAAACTACGCCGCTACAGCCTGCGCAAATGGAAGTGCTGGGTGAAAATCAGGCAAGGCTTATTCTGCATGAAGGGCGTTACCATCAGGTGAAGCGCATGTTTGCAGCTACAGGCAACGAGTTGACTGACTTGCATCGCGCTTCTCAGGGAACGCTGACTCTGGGCGATCTGGCTGAGGGCGAATGGCGTATGCTGGACATTGGCGAAGAAGCCTTGTTGCTACCAGAGTAA
- a CDS encoding prepilin-type N-terminal cleavage/methylation domain-containing protein, translating into MQQFNNISSSSLSSRQHGFTLMEISIVLVIIGILVGAVVSGQHLIHSMRLSKILESYQTYTAAMTMFTERYGALPGDIPNATEYWGEVSGTEGCISPGVVADGGVSGNSFASGTGTATCNGNDDDKIGDMDVPDLHHEMFRAWQHLYNAGLVSRAYTGVAGSTSSDDAEANNNIPTGALGGSGWTLMRIKDYTGDGGSANPVFNKSYGNVLIFGAEVDGDPTLGPILTPAEARNLDSKADDTVASEGVITVILDSASPTADCTSAAGDSNLTDVTYNTASEEIACALVFTLPTELRGPTGDSY; encoded by the coding sequence ATGCAGCAATTTAATAATATTTCTTCCTCCTCCCTTTCATCACGCCAGCATGGCTTTACGCTGATGGAAATCTCTATCGTATTGGTAATTATAGGAATTTTAGTTGGCGCGGTGGTTTCGGGTCAGCATTTGATTCATTCCATGCGACTGAGTAAAATCTTAGAATCTTATCAAACCTACACTGCCGCTATGACTATGTTTACCGAGCGCTATGGCGCATTGCCAGGCGATATACCCAACGCTACCGAATATTGGGGAGAGGTGAGCGGAACAGAGGGTTGTATCTCGCCAGGGGTAGTGGCAGATGGCGGCGTTAGTGGCAACAGCTTTGCCAGTGGCACTGGCACAGCCACATGCAATGGAAATGACGACGATAAAATTGGCGATATGGATGTGCCCGACCTGCATCATGAGATGTTCCGTGCGTGGCAACATCTATATAATGCGGGGTTGGTTTCCCGCGCTTATACAGGCGTTGCCGGAAGCACAAGCAGCGACGATGCCGAAGCGAACAATAACATTCCTACCGGCGCTCTTGGCGGCTCTGGCTGGACGTTGATGCGTATCAAAGATTACACCGGAGACGGCGGAAGCGCTAATCCGGTATTTAATAAAAGCTATGGCAATGTTTTGATTTTTGGTGCAGAGGTCGATGGCGATCCTACACTAGGCCCTATTTTAACACCTGCAGAAGCACGTAACCTTGATAGTAAAGCAGATGACACCGTTGCGTCAGAGGGGGTAATCACAGTGATTTTAGACAGCGCCTCACCAACAGCAGACTGCACTTCTGCGGCTGGGGATAGTAATCTGACAGATGTTACCTATAACACTGCCAGCGAAGAAATTGCTTGTGCGCTCGTGTTCACCCTGCCCACAGAGCTGCGCGGCCCTACCGGTGATTCATATTAA
- the motA gene encoding flagellar motor stator protein MotA has protein sequence MKFIIGFVMVLGCVLGGYVLHHGKLSVLWQPTEYLIILGAAFGSFIIGTPGYQIKDTLKGLKLLLKGMPYGKNEYTELLVMLNTTFKTMRSKGMLEIETHIETPEESSIFQLSPSFMKNHHAVHFLCDYLRIMTMGMEDQYQLDDMMEADIEGHRAHGDHIAHGVVNLGDSMPALGIVAAVLGIIVTMGSISEPPEILGALIAAALVGTFLGILISYGFVAPMGRYMGEQYAAQVNYLATIKVAIMAHVKGNAPVVSIEFARNSIAEHDRPGFKEMEEALAATPAA, from the coding sequence ATGAAGTTTATCATTGGTTTTGTAATGGTTTTGGGGTGTGTGCTTGGCGGCTATGTGCTCCACCACGGAAAGCTTTCCGTATTGTGGCAGCCCACAGAATATCTGATTATTCTTGGCGCCGCATTTGGTTCGTTTATTATTGGAACTCCCGGCTACCAGATTAAAGACACGCTCAAAGGCCTGAAGCTGCTGCTAAAGGGTATGCCTTATGGCAAAAATGAATATACTGAATTGCTGGTAATGCTGAATACCACCTTTAAAACCATGCGTTCTAAAGGCATGCTGGAAATTGAAACGCATATTGAGACTCCCGAAGAAAGCAGTATTTTTCAGCTTTCGCCTTCGTTTATGAAAAACCACCATGCGGTGCATTTTTTATGCGATTATTTGCGTATTATGACCATGGGTATGGAAGATCAATATCAGTTAGACGATATGATGGAGGCCGATATAGAAGGCCATCGCGCCCATGGTGATCATATTGCACATGGCGTGGTGAATCTGGGCGATTCCATGCCTGCGCTGGGCATTGTGGCGGCAGTTCTAGGTATTATTGTAACCATGGGCAGTATTTCGGAGCCACCAGAAATTTTGGGCGCACTTATTGCTGCAGCATTGGTGGGAACATTTTTGGGTATTTTGATTTCGTATGGCTTTGTGGCACCCATGGGGCGCTATATGGGCGAACAATATGCGGCACAGGTGAATTATCTCGCAACGATTAAAGTGGCTATCATGGCACATGTAAAAGGCAATGCACCGGTGGTGTCTATTGAGTTTGCCCGTAACTCTATTGCAGAGCATGATCGCCCCGGCTTCAAAGAAATGGAAGAAGCGCTTGCGGCTACCCCTGCGGCTTAA
- the clpS gene encoding ATP-dependent Clp protease adapter ClpS, with the protein MGVAHKYDNLAVLEPQVETRKPQLYKVVMMNDDYTPMELVIEIIKTVFNKTTEEANRLTMEVHNRGAAVCGVYTRDVAETKSDLAIDIARREEHPLQCLIEKE; encoded by the coding sequence ATGGGTGTGGCGCATAAATATGATAATTTGGCTGTATTAGAACCTCAGGTAGAAACCCGCAAACCACAGCTTTATAAAGTGGTGATGATGAACGATGATTACACGCCTATGGAGCTGGTAATCGAGATTATCAAAACGGTTTTCAATAAAACCACCGAGGAAGCAAACCGCCTGACAATGGAAGTGCATAACCGTGGTGCGGCAGTGTGCGGAGTGTATACTCGCGATGTGGCTGAAACCAAATCGGATTTGGCGATTGATATTGCCCGCCGTGAAGAGCATCCATTGCAGTGCCTTATAGAAAAAGAATAA
- the motB gene encoding flagellar motor protein MotB, with protein MAGNDDQTIIIKKIKKGGGGHHGGAWKVAYADFVTAMMAFFLLLWLLNVTDKVQKEGIAEYFTPTVGLRDSLGIGFEGGESPSEDGIKKDDLTPVGIIQNSSTPGQSPDKRKDAPIEGEMESQLFEQAREEIKRAFEDDPSLREFTDQIIVEQTPEGLKIEIQDSDKKPMFLSGSTAMSEFGKEVLAKLSVIIEKMPNHISVTGHTDAEPLNAKNGTYTNWELSADRANSARRELVRTGMQKDRVGKVQGLAAQDLLLPEDPTSQRNRRITIILLKGSHFGASTYIQSRQGSILSVPEAGNVINNSSELLQEQPKQKSGATPANPEVKTPAPAATKPSNTFKLGQ; from the coding sequence ATGGCCGGTAACGACGACCAAACAATCATTATCAAAAAGATTAAAAAAGGCGGCGGCGGCCACCATGGTGGCGCGTGGAAAGTTGCCTATGCAGATTTTGTAACAGCGATGATGGCGTTTTTTTTGCTGCTATGGCTTTTAAATGTGACAGATAAGGTGCAAAAAGAAGGCATTGCCGAGTATTTTACCCCCACAGTGGGTTTGCGCGACAGTTTAGGCATTGGCTTTGAGGGAGGGGAGTCCCCTTCAGAAGATGGTATTAAAAAGGACGATCTCACCCCTGTTGGTATTATTCAAAATTCCAGCACTCCCGGTCAAAGCCCTGATAAGAGAAAAGATGCACCCATAGAAGGTGAAATGGAATCTCAGCTTTTTGAGCAAGCACGCGAAGAAATTAAACGTGCTTTTGAAGACGACCCAAGTCTCAGAGAATTTACCGACCAAATCATAGTTGAACAAACCCCCGAAGGCCTGAAAATTGAAATTCAGGATTCGGATAAAAAGCCTATGTTCCTTAGTGGCAGCACAGCCATGTCGGAATTTGGTAAGGAAGTGCTTGCTAAGCTTTCGGTAATTATCGAAAAAATGCCTAACCATATTTCGGTTACGGGGCATACGGATGCCGAACCGCTAAATGCAAAAAATGGCACCTATACCAATTGGGAGCTTTCGGCAGATCGTGCAAATTCTGCACGGCGGGAATTGGTGCGTACAGGTATGCAAAAAGACCGTGTAGGCAAAGTGCAGGGCTTGGCTGCGCAAGACTTGTTGTTACCAGAAGACCCTACCTCGCAGCGTAACCGGCGCATCACCATTATTTTGCTCAAAGGTTCACATTTTGGGGCTTCTACGTATATACAAAGTCGCCAAGGCTCTATACTCAGTGTGCCAGAGGCGGGTAATGTGATAAATAATTCGTCTGAACTACTGCAAGAGCAGCCTAAGCAAAAGTCTGGTGCCACACCGGCAAACCCTGAAGTTAAAACACCTGCCCCCGCCGCAACTAAGCCTAGCAACACATTTAAACTTGGACAATAA